The Helianthus annuus cultivar XRQ/B chromosome 15, HanXRQr2.0-SUNRISE, whole genome shotgun sequence genomic sequence TTTATATAAAAAGTAATTTATGTTGACATTATTATTtactttataaaaatattaaaatcagaatttttatataaaaaatttaaaactattttttatatatgtttatatatataaatatataattatcaacaaataataatgttttttttaaatattttactATGTATATAATAACATTTTgcacaaatcaacctttatgttataaatAATCTTTTTGCACAAATCAATCTTTATGTTATAAAAGACCATAGTACCCTCACATGTAAAGCATGTGAGGTAACTTAACTGAGTTTTTAGACGACGTTAATTGTAAAGGTTATGGAATGttacaaaacatgaacataatGGTTGGGTTTTACCAATTTCATAGTTATATATATAAAGTGCAGTTTAGGTATAACATAAAGATTAATTTATGCAATTTTGTCTAATTTTAATTTGTAATGATCGTGTGTTGGTGGCCTTACCAATTTGCTTAGGCTATGGGGTGTGGGGGTCATGGATTGAAACATTATTTCCACATAGGACCATGGATTAAACTACGATTGCCACGACCCTCCCATTTGAAAATTTTAAGacaaaaataaatgaaaaaaataaaggggttagtggtttgggtcatgaccacacccttagggtagtggttttaaaTGATGAATTAAAGATGGATGACATGATGCCTATGTGGAGgatcatggtggtcatgagggtcatgaccacaccctagtGTCTCAAATTCTAACAACTATAGTTGTAATAATTTAATAGCATTTAATTTATTTAAAGCCAAATTTGGAATATAAATGTGTGTGCATATATAGGCCGGTTATTGTACAAATTGCCTTAACGTACGCTACATACGAGATGCAGTATCAATATgcgatttttttttaacatacgATTTTGGTTTTTTCAGCAACATACGATTTTTTTAAcatgctatctttggatttttcAACATGCGATCTTTGATTTTTTCAACATGCGAGATTTCCTTTCTGGGGTTATAACATGCGAACTTGCCATAGCGTACGCTTCGTACGTTAAGGTATTTTGTACGATacacttttctctctctctctctctctctatatatatatatatatatatatattgatattGAATGGTTAATTTCTTTTAATCTCTGTTGTCTgtgagacttgaacccaagaGCTCCCCTTTCTAACCCAGGTGTTTAAAGGATTTGTCTTTGCTAATGAACCACCACCCCATTGATGACTAAAAATATATTTGACATGTTGGTCTATTTTTTGTCTTTGCtctaaatatatgtttaaaagaATATGATAAGCTATGGGATATGAAAACGTCCTCGACATGTATAGGGTtcgattttataaaaattaacaaAACATCAAATATTATATACATTGTTATCTAAATCATTGTAGTTTGCTGATGATGTAACTTAAATCGATGTATGAAGCTTCTTTAACGACGTCTTCCATCGATGCAAAGGCTTACCAAAAACATCATAAAACACGAATCGAGCTGTATTTTTAGTTAGTTTCATCGACATGAATCCTTGTCCGTGATGGAAGAACTTGACACCACAACTTTCATGCGGCTTATTCTCCTCTAGCCATGCCTTTGATCCAGCCCCACTTGTTAAGAAACGTATTTTACTGCAAATTTGTAGTTTCTTATAAACATATATCTTGTgttaatttacaaaaaaaaaaaaaaaaagatttacaAATGCAACAACTTTTATTTTCTATTGTCACACCTATAAGGTATTATTTTTCCCAAAAAATACCAGATTAATCGAGCTGTATAAAATAAGAAGTGTGACATAAATCTATATAACTTACCAGTTTACATTTATATATTTGTAAAATTGCATATTAAATTAACATATGTTACTAAGAAAACTtacatagatttttttttttattttgtaggaTTTTTAGCTACTTATATAAAATCCTCCGTAAAAAAACATATTCatcattatttttataaaagctcagaagtaaaaaaattaacttctttttttttttaattcatcaCTAATTGTCGGTATGTGTCGGAAATCATATTACCCACACCCGATTTCCGACGGAGTATCACCCACAAATTTCATCGGTATACATGCTTTACCGACAAATTGGGCCGTCAATGATAATCATTTGTTTGTCGCATTAGAAGATTTAAATATTTTTTCCTTATAAAACGGTAATTTAATCTACTCCTAATAATACTATACGACTGTCACTCGAACCCCCACCTGTTAGGATGGACCCAACTTGACTGTTTATCTACTGAAGTTGTTCAGAAATTCTTTTAAGAGTTACGTATTAATTAAAACAAGAGAAAGTTTGATGTTTAACAAGaaaatgaattaagttattaacagCTTTTAGGAAATAAGTTATTTTAATATCATTTATATAAAAATGGGCTAAGGTACGTACCTATCTTGACACGAGACATGCTCTAGACAATGATCATGTCCGTTAACGTAAAAATCAACCTCGTATTCCTGCAAATGCATTTCAGAAAGTTATGTTAACTAAAAAAACCAGTGGATGCATTCATGTAACACAATTAATTAATGAGCTGCCAAAATTACTGATTATGTTGTTTGCTAGTAATCCACCAAAACTTGGTCTTGTGACTCGTCTAACACGGTCTATATGTTAGATTTCGCGTGGTCCAAGAGTTGGTGAACCCATGTTATATTCATagttttgttcttttattttGGGATTTTGTTGGCTCCGTCGCTAATATTCAGTTTTCTAGCGCATAAGATGAGTTGATGCTAGATATAAAGGAGATTGTAAATAACTAAATATACCTCTAGAAGCGGCAAAAGTTGTGTGACAAGTTCAGGGGTGTCGCAATGGTGTCCTGTGGTTCTTATACCATGATGACCAACAACAATCTTCCATTTAGCCTTTGACTCACTCAACGCTAATCTCAAATCCTTAAATTTTAATCAAACATTCTTAAGATATTAATCAAACATTCTTCTTAACCTTTCACATAGTTGATTTGATGGTCTACGAGTTACCTTTACAAGATTGGTAAGGTAAAGTTCTCGAGGTAGTATGCCTCTCCAATCGTACTTGTGATCTTTTGGGTCCTCAAAGTACATATTCACGAAGGGAGTCGTGTCCACGAAGAACAATTCGGCAACATCTATGTAACAATGTAACACGATAAAAACTTTAGGTGATCATTGGGTTATAGACTGTCAAGTAATGAGAAAATACATACACTATAAAACAAAGAAGTATCACTACCGACAGCCCGATCTGTTGGTGAAGCTAGGGTGACCAACAAATATCCGTTAGTGATTAATTGTCAGAATTATGGTCGTGTAATCTAATTTGCAACAGATTACCAACAAATATTACAAAAAAATCACCAAGG encodes the following:
- the LOC110910933 gene encoding purple acid phosphatase 3 gives rise to the protein MGIIADKLDIDFVVSTGDNFYDDGLTGVDDPAFDESFKYVYAARSLQKQWYTVLGNHDYRGDVEAQLAPKLRERDSRWRCLRSFIVTTDVAELFFVDTTPFVNMYFEDPKDHKYDWRGILPRELYLTNLVKDLRLALSESKAKWKIVVGHHGIRTTGHHCDTPELVTQLLPLLEEYEVDFYVNGHDHCLEHVSCQDSKIRFLTSGAGSKAWLEENKPHESCGVKFFHHGQGFMSMKLTKNTARFVFYDVFGKPLHRWKTSLKKLHTSI